The region TTCTGTAAAACCCAACACCTTTCAGGAGGTCTTCGAGTTCACGGATTTCCATGTTTTTCAGGTCTGAAAAATCACTCACCCTCTGAAACAGCCTGTCTGCAACACTCACGGTCTGTTCGTCTCTTGTTCTTGTGGAGAGTATTGCGGAAATAAGCACTTTAAATGGGTCGGATGTCCTCTCTTTCAGCGTGTAAACCGGTGCATTTCGCCTCTTTGCCTCGTCTTCCATAACGTCGAGAATTCTATCAATGCTCATTGAACCTCCTCTCCAGGGTTTTCAAGAGATCTGCATGGGACCTGAATGTGAAATCTGGCGTGAACCGGAACCTTTCTGCAAGGTCACTATTTCGCCCGTTTTCAAAGAACCAGAATTCAATACCGGCGTTTCTGGCAGTGAGATAGTCATATATGTAATCTCCAACCATGGCCGTCTCACTTTTGTCCACCCCAACATCTTCCATGGCGTAAATCACGGGCAGGGGAGAGGGTTTGATGTCATCCTCTCTCGTAAACACAAAATCGAATTCGAGCCCGTGCCTTTCGAGATTTACCCTCACACTTTTCATTGAGTTTCTTGTGTACAGGGCGGTGTAAACACCTCTCCTGTCAAGATACTCAAGAAGATCTTTCACACCGGGATAAAGCCTTGATTTTTTTGCACACTCAAGTTCATAGCTTTCCAGAACCTTCAGCATTTCCCTGCCTTTTTCACTTCTGATGATCTCCTCAAGAATGGGTCCATTTATTCCGAGAACGCTTTTTATTCTGTCAACCGGAATGTTGAATTCCACCAAGGTACCGTCAAGGTCGAAGATTATCAGCTTCACAGCAAAAAGAGATTTTGTGTTGGAGTATTAAAAAGCTATGTCGAGGGGATAGTGACAGGCAAAGCCATGTTTTCCTTCGGTAATCTCCGGTTCCTCCTTTCTGCATTTGTCCTTCGCAAACGGGCAGCGTGGATGGAACCTGCAGCCCTTGGGTATGTCTATCGGGTTGGCAATGTCGCCCTTTATGTCCACTCTATCCCTTCGCCTGACGAAGCTTGGGACTGATGACAGCAGAGCAGCCGTGTATGGGTGCCTCGGGTTGTGGATGACCTCGTCAATATCCCCGATCTCGACGATCTTGCCCAGATACATCACTGCAATCCTGTCGCTTACGATCTTGCCTACTGATATATCGTGAGTGATGAACAGCATGCTCAGGTCGTAGTCTCTCTTGAACTCCATCAGAAGCTGAAGGATTGACGCTCTCAGACTGACGTCAATCATGGAAACTGCTTCATCAGCAACAACAAACTCAGGTTTCAGAATCATCGCTCTCGCAATCACGACTCGCTGCCTCTGCCCACCTGAAAGCTGGTGCGGCATTCTGCTGTAAAATTCTTCTCCTGGAAGTCCAACCCTGTCCAGCATCTTCATGGCAATTTCTACTGCCTCATTTTTCTCTGCCAGTCCATGAATGAGCAGAGGGTCAATGAGGTGATCCCCTATCCTCATTCTTGGATTGAGGGATGCATAGGGATCCTGGAATATCATCTGGATTTTTCTCCTTATTGCCCTGTACTCTCCGCCTTTCAGCAGGGTAATATCTTTTCCGGCGTAGAATATGCTGCCTTCTGTCGGGTTTTCAAGCCCGACAATCATTCTCCCGGTTGTCGTTTTACCGCAACCACTTTCACCAACAAGCGAAAGGACTTCTCCTTTCCCCATGCTGAAGGATATCCCATCAACTGCCCTGATGTACTCTCTCTTCCTCGAAAGCATGGCTTCAATGGCCGATTTCTGAACCGGGTAGTATTTCTTCAGATTTTTTACTTGGATCATTCTCCCACCTCGTAAAGCCAGCACTTCACAACCCTGCCGTCCACAACCGTGCTGGGTGGCTCTTTCCTGCAGACCTCCTTTGCAAACCTGCATCTCGGTCTGAACCTGCATCCTTCGGGAGGATTCGAGAGGTCGGGAGGTGAGCCGGGGAGAGGTTTGATTTCTCTGTCTATCCAGAGGTCCGGAACAGACTGAATAAGTCCTTTTGAGTAGGGATGCAGTGGCTCGTTCACGAGCTTTTCTGCACTGCCGTATTCCACGAGCCATCCGGCGTACATCACAGCAATTCTATCGCTCCTCTCAGATGCAAGGGCGAAGTCGTGCGTTATGAGCATTATTGCC is a window of Geoglobus acetivorans DNA encoding:
- a CDS encoding oligopeptide/dipeptide ABC transporter ATP-binding protein; amino-acid sequence: MIQVKNLKKYYPVQKSAIEAMLSRKREYIRAVDGISFSMGKGEVLSLVGESGCGKTTTGRMIVGLENPTEGSIFYAGKDITLLKGGEYRAIRRKIQMIFQDPYASLNPRMRIGDHLIDPLLIHGLAEKNEAVEIAMKMLDRVGLPGEEFYSRMPHQLSGGQRQRVVIARAMILKPEFVVADEAVSMIDVSLRASILQLLMEFKRDYDLSMLFITHDISVGKIVSDRIAVMYLGKIVEIGDIDEVIHNPRHPYTAALLSSVPSFVRRRDRVDIKGDIANPIDIPKGCRFHPRCPFAKDKCRKEEPEITEGKHGFACHYPLDIAF
- a CDS encoding HAD-IA family hydrolase, producing MKLIIFDLDGTLVEFNIPVDRIKSVLGINGPILEEIIRSEKGREMLKVLESYELECAKKSRLYPGVKDLLEYLDRRGVYTALYTRNSMKSVRVNLERHGLEFDFVFTREDDIKPSPLPVIYAMEDVGVDKSETAMVGDYIYDYLTARNAGIEFWFFENGRNSDLAERFRFTPDFTFRSHADLLKTLERRFNEH